A single genomic interval of Syngnathoides biaculeatus isolate LvHL_M chromosome 1, ASM1980259v1, whole genome shotgun sequence harbors:
- the ubap2l gene encoding ubiquitin-associated protein 2-like isoform X2 gives MMTSMGGNRARGNWEQTQQGQTQGPTQHKQRPQATAEQIRLAQMISDHNDADFEEKVKQLIDITGKDQDESMIALHDCNGDVNRAINVLLEGSPDTDSWEMVGKKKGVSGQKEASQLEIGEDGKENREKTEKDVVRRRGGAPRRGRGAIRGREFRGQENGLDGNKMAVVGRGAERGRRGRGRGRGTLGATGRRGGRFSAQGMGTFNPADYAEPSQTDENYCGGSTWNNTGGVEAEEGACLEYTPGDATTYPPKFESAPGAWRTPTEEWGTEDWNEDLSETKIFTASTVATIPPPQENVTITKGQRIDLAVLLGKTPPSSSSETETQPMESPQPSTLPQSLVFSNSKQGPPISQTTSGAPYTQHGMASMLNKSFGEGADQKPSTTSGTTGSQFLEQYKTAQALAQLAAQHSQTAPPNANPPSWDNGANSRAQYDMKTQPESAIHTPFTKRPPFQAAAAATATATTTTTSSMLEVFLPAAASSASSLPPQTTSSSHAALPPASPHPKMAPVTSLAQQVSPTSSGAQASSPLPLQQHKLRPQKKRTSIATKIPAMAVEMPGSTDISGLNLQFGALQFGSEHGLPEYESVSSNAAPVNPMQNSIYAAPNSESTPALSNSSQMDMYEQRGPQTRRYPPSVSSSPQKDMQPKNGFNSLQAVQSVEAAAGSAVAIKPTPDSVTAPTPVAGMGALSDGGSGPGSLLTTSNQASLAALGQGEELPPSTVPPPQHNSALSSQQNNLAPSSGRISNSNLLHSNADGDSSLHSSSFPSVSAVSSSSVPSASSAAAAAQVSLGAPVSAPSGLGPVSNMSMGLNTVSMGAQGVALPPAAVSNSAAAAAAAAAAAAAAAAASAAPSANSLSSRNSAVPSGKAPPNLPPGVSPLLPNPYIMTPGLLHPYPTQVYGYDDLQMLQTRIPLDYYSIPFATPTTALTGREASLTNNPYSGDLSKFGRGDASSPAPATTLAQNQQQNQAQAHHSTQQPFLNPALPPGYSYTSLPYYTGMPGLPNTFQYGPAVFPVAPTSSKQHGMNVGASATPFQQASGYGSHGYSTGYEDVGQASGSGDFCKGGYGNAVAAAAVAAAAAAAAAAQNKPANSVSGPAVGVSVTSSNTGVPDISGSVYTKTQSFEKQGFHTGTPTPSFSLPSALGSGGPINAQAAAGYAPAPFMHILAPHQQPHSQILHHHLQQDAQSGSGQRNQTASLQQKSQINKSAYNSYSWGGN, from the exons GACTCGTGGGAGATGGTGGGGAAGAAAAAAGGCGTTTCAGGCCAGAAGGAGGCCAGCCAGCTGGAGATCGGCGAGGATGGGAAAGAGAACCGGGAGAAAACAGAGAAGGATGTCGTACGTCGGCGAGGGGGAGCTCCTCGCAGGGGGCGTGGGGCAATCAGAGGGCGAGAGT tCCGAGGTCAAGAGAACGGCTTGGACGGAAACAAGATGGCAGTTGTAGGCCGGGGTGCGGAGCGAGGCCGGAGGGGCCGCGGACGAGGAAGAGGGACACTTG GAGCGACAGGGCGGCGAGGAGGCAGATTCTCAGCGCAAGGCATGGG aACCTTCAATCCTGCTGACTATGCCGAGCCAAGCCAGACGGATGAAAACTACTGTGGAGGCAGCACCTGGAACAACACAGGAGGCGTGGAGGCAGAAGAAGGAGCTT GTTTGGAATACACTCCGGGGGACGCAACCACTTACCCACCTAAGTTTGAGTCTGCACCCG GTGCCTGGAGGACACCCACAGAGGAATGGGGCACCGAGGACTGGAATGAGGAT TTGTCAGAGACCAAGATATTCACAGCTTCCACCGTGGCAACCATTCCACCACCGCAAGAGAATGTCACCATCACCAAAGGACAGAG gATTGACCTCGCGGTGCTCTTGGGGAAGACTCCCCCGTCGTCCTCATCTGAAACGGAAACCCAACCCATGGAGTCCCCCCAGCCCTCAACCTTGCCCCAGTCACTGGTTTTCAGCAACTCTAAGCAAGGACCCCCTATCTCCCAAACCACCTCCGGCGCACCTTACACCCAGCACGGCATG GCCAGCATGCTGAACAAGAGTTTTGGGGAGGGAGCTGACCAGAAACCCAGTACAACCAGCGGTACCACGGGCTCCCAGTTCCTGGAGCAGTATAAAACAGCCCAGGCGCTGGCTCAGTTGGCCGCCCAGCATTCCCAAACTGCGCCCCCTAACGCCAACCCCCCGTCCTGGGACAATGGTGCCAACTCGCGGGCACAATATG ATATGAAGACTCAACCGGAGTCGGCCATCCACACGCCTTTCACGAAGCGCCCACCATTccaggccgccgccgccgccaccgccaccgccaccaccaccaccacgtcgTCAATGTTGGAAGTTTTCCTGCCAGCTGCCGCCTCCTCCGCTTCCTCCTTGCCGCCGCAGACGACGTCCTCGTCACATGCCGCGCTGCCGCCCGCCTCCCCGCATCCGAAAATGGCACCGGTCACGTCGCTGGCTCAGCAGGTTTCTCCGACTTCCTCGGGCGCGCAGGCCTCCAGTCCGCTGCCTCTACAGCAACACAAACTCAGACCGCAGAAGAAGAGGACCTCCATTGCAACAAAg ATTCCGGCGATGGCGGTGGAAATGCCGGGCTCGACGGACATCTCCGGACTCAACCTCCAGTTTGGAGCGCTGCAGTTCGGCTCGGAGCACGGGCTGCCAGAGTACGAGTCGGTATCCTCCAACGCGGCGCCCGTCAACCCGATGCAGAATAGCATCTACGCCGCCCCCAACAG CGAGTCAACTCCAGCTCTTTCCAACTCCAGTCAGATGGACATGTATGAGCAGCGGGGGCCTCAAACGCGACGTTACCCTCCCTCCGTTTCCTCCTCCCCGCAGAAGGACATGCAGCCCAAG AACGGCTTCAATTCACTACAAGCAGTGCAGTCTGTGGAAG CTGCAGCAGGTTCTGCAGTCGCCATTAAGCCCACGCCGGACTCTGTGACAGCACCTACCCCGGTAGCCGGCATGGGCGCTTTGTCGGACGGCGGCTCCGGTCCGGGCTCCCTGCTGACGACGTCCAACCAGGCGTCGCTCGCGGCCCTCGGGCAGGGCGAAGAGCTGCCACCGAGCACTGTCCCACCTCCTCAGCACAACAG TGCGCTCTCGTCGCAGCAGAACAATCTTGCTCCATCGTCGGGTCGAATATCCAACTCAAATTTACTG CACTCAAACGCAGATGGCGACTCCAGCCTCCATTCCTCCTCATTCCCCTCCGTCTCAGCGGTGTCCTCGTCCTCGGTCCCTTCGGCTTCTTCAGCTGCCGCCGCCGCGCAGGTGTCGCTGGGGGCCCCGGTCTCCGCGCCATCTGGTCTTGGCCCAGTAAGCAACATGTCCATGGGGCTCAACACGGTGTCCATGGGCGCGCAGGGTGTGGCCTTGCCCCCCGCCGCCGTCTCGAAttctgcggcggcggcggcagcagcggcggcggcagcagcagcagcagcagccgcctctGCCGCTCCCTCAGCGAATTCCTTGTCGTCGCGCAACTCTGCAGTACCCTCAG GAAAAGCACCTCCAAATTTGCCCCCTGGAGTGTCGCCTCTGCTTCCCAATCCCTACATCATGACCCCGGGACTACTGCATCCCTACCCA ACTCAGGTGTACGGCTACGACGACCTGCAGATGCTGCAGACAAGAATACCGTTG GATTATTACAGCATTCCGTTTGCAACCCCGACAACGGCATTAACTGGCAGAGAGGCCAGCTTGACCAACAACCCGTACTCCG GCGACTTATCCAAGTTCGGTCGAGGCGACGCATCCTCGCCGGCCCCTGCCACCACTTTGGCGCAGAATCAGCAGCAGAATCAGGCGCAGGCGCACCACTCGACCCAGCAGCCTTTCCTCAACCCGGCGCTGCCACCTGGCTACAGCTACACGAGCCTGCCCTACTACACTGGCATGCCGGGCCTGCCAAACACCTTCCAATACGGCCCTGCTGTGTTCCCG gTGGCTCCTACCTCGTCAAAGCAACACGGAATGAATGTCGGCGCGTCAGCCACACCCTTCCAACAAGCTAGCGGCTATGGTTCCCATGGATACAGCACTG GCTATGAGGATGTAGGCCAGGCTTCAGGGAGTGGGGATTTCTGTAAGGGCGGATACGGCAATGccgtggccgccgccgccgttgctgctgctgccgccgccgccgccgccgctcaaAACAAGCCGGCCAACTCCGTCAGTGGGCCCGCAGTCG GCGTGTCCGTGACGTCGAGCAACACCGGGGTACCTGATATTTCAGGTTCTGTTTACACAAAGACACAG TCATTTGAGAAGCAGGGTTTCCACACCGGCACGCCCACGCCGTCCTTCAGCCTCCCGTCGGCCCTGGGCAGCGGCGGCCCCATCAACGCCCAGGCCGCCGCGGGCTACGCCCCGGCCCCCTTCATGCACATCCTGGCGCCGCACCAACAGCCCCACTCCCAGATCCTACACCACCACCTGCAACAGGATGCACAG AGCGGCAGTGGACAGCGCAATCAGACCGCGTccctccagcagaagtctcagATCAACAAATCTGCGTACAATAGCTACAGCTGGGGGGGGAACTAG
- the ubap2l gene encoding ubiquitin-associated protein 2-like isoform X3 — MMTSMGGNRARGNWEQTQQGQTQGPTQHKQRPQATAEQIRLAQMISDHNDADFEEKVKQLIDITGKDQDESMIALHDCNGDVNRAINVLLEGSPDTDSWEMVGKKKGVSGQKEASQLEIGEDGKENREKTEKDVVRRRGGAPRRGRGAIRGREFRGQENGLDGNKMAVVGRGAERGRRGRGRGRGTLGATGRRGGRFSAQGMGTFNPADYAEPSQTDENYCGGSTWNNTGGVEAEEGACLEYTPGDATTYPPKFESAPGAWRTPTEEWGTEDWNEDLSETKIFTASTVATIPPPQENVTITKGQRIDLAVLLGKTPPSSSSETETQPMESPQPSTLPQSLVFSNSKQGPPISQTTSGAPYTQHGMASMLNKSFGEGADQKPSTTSGTTGSQFLEQYKTAQALAQLAAQHSQTAPPNANPPSWDNGANSRAQYDMKTQPESAIHTPFTKRPPFQAAAAATATATTTTTSSMLEVFLPAAASSASSLPPQTTSSSHAALPPASPHPKMAPVTSLAQQVSPTSSGAQASSPLPLQQHKLRPQKKRTSIATKIPAMAVEMPGSTDISGLNLQFGALQFGSEHGLPEYESVSSNAAPVNPMQNSIYAAPNSESTPALSNSSQMDMYEQRGPQTRRYPPSVSSSPQKDMQPKNGFNSLQAVQSVEAAAGSAVAIKPTPDSVTAPTPVAGMGALSDGGSGPGSLLTTSNQASLAALGQGEELPPSTVPPPQHNSALSSQQNNLAPSSGRISNSNLLHSNADGDSSLHSSSFPSVSAVSSSSVPSASSAAAAAQVSLGAPVSAPSGLGPVSNMSMGLNTVSMGAQGVALPPAAVSNSAAAAAAAAAAAAAAAAASAAPSANSLSSRNSAVPSGKAPPNLPPGVSPLLPNPYIMTPGLLHPYPTQVYGYDDLQMLQTRIPLDYYSIPFATPTTALTGREASLTNNPYSGDLSKFGRGDASSPAPATTLAQNQQQNQAQAHHSTQQPFLNPALPPGYSYTSLPYYTGMPGLPNTFQYGPAVFPVAPTSSKQHGMNVGASATPFQQASGYGSHGYSTGVSVTSSNTGVPDISGSVYTKTQQSFEKQGFHTGTPTPSFSLPSALGSGGPINAQAAAGYAPAPFMHILAPHQQPHSQILHHHLQQDAQSGSGQRNQTASLQQKSQINKSAYNSYSWGGN; from the exons GACTCGTGGGAGATGGTGGGGAAGAAAAAAGGCGTTTCAGGCCAGAAGGAGGCCAGCCAGCTGGAGATCGGCGAGGATGGGAAAGAGAACCGGGAGAAAACAGAGAAGGATGTCGTACGTCGGCGAGGGGGAGCTCCTCGCAGGGGGCGTGGGGCAATCAGAGGGCGAGAGT tCCGAGGTCAAGAGAACGGCTTGGACGGAAACAAGATGGCAGTTGTAGGCCGGGGTGCGGAGCGAGGCCGGAGGGGCCGCGGACGAGGAAGAGGGACACTTG GAGCGACAGGGCGGCGAGGAGGCAGATTCTCAGCGCAAGGCATGGG aACCTTCAATCCTGCTGACTATGCCGAGCCAAGCCAGACGGATGAAAACTACTGTGGAGGCAGCACCTGGAACAACACAGGAGGCGTGGAGGCAGAAGAAGGAGCTT GTTTGGAATACACTCCGGGGGACGCAACCACTTACCCACCTAAGTTTGAGTCTGCACCCG GTGCCTGGAGGACACCCACAGAGGAATGGGGCACCGAGGACTGGAATGAGGAT TTGTCAGAGACCAAGATATTCACAGCTTCCACCGTGGCAACCATTCCACCACCGCAAGAGAATGTCACCATCACCAAAGGACAGAG gATTGACCTCGCGGTGCTCTTGGGGAAGACTCCCCCGTCGTCCTCATCTGAAACGGAAACCCAACCCATGGAGTCCCCCCAGCCCTCAACCTTGCCCCAGTCACTGGTTTTCAGCAACTCTAAGCAAGGACCCCCTATCTCCCAAACCACCTCCGGCGCACCTTACACCCAGCACGGCATG GCCAGCATGCTGAACAAGAGTTTTGGGGAGGGAGCTGACCAGAAACCCAGTACAACCAGCGGTACCACGGGCTCCCAGTTCCTGGAGCAGTATAAAACAGCCCAGGCGCTGGCTCAGTTGGCCGCCCAGCATTCCCAAACTGCGCCCCCTAACGCCAACCCCCCGTCCTGGGACAATGGTGCCAACTCGCGGGCACAATATG ATATGAAGACTCAACCGGAGTCGGCCATCCACACGCCTTTCACGAAGCGCCCACCATTccaggccgccgccgccgccaccgccaccgccaccaccaccaccacgtcgTCAATGTTGGAAGTTTTCCTGCCAGCTGCCGCCTCCTCCGCTTCCTCCTTGCCGCCGCAGACGACGTCCTCGTCACATGCCGCGCTGCCGCCCGCCTCCCCGCATCCGAAAATGGCACCGGTCACGTCGCTGGCTCAGCAGGTTTCTCCGACTTCCTCGGGCGCGCAGGCCTCCAGTCCGCTGCCTCTACAGCAACACAAACTCAGACCGCAGAAGAAGAGGACCTCCATTGCAACAAAg ATTCCGGCGATGGCGGTGGAAATGCCGGGCTCGACGGACATCTCCGGACTCAACCTCCAGTTTGGAGCGCTGCAGTTCGGCTCGGAGCACGGGCTGCCAGAGTACGAGTCGGTATCCTCCAACGCGGCGCCCGTCAACCCGATGCAGAATAGCATCTACGCCGCCCCCAACAG CGAGTCAACTCCAGCTCTTTCCAACTCCAGTCAGATGGACATGTATGAGCAGCGGGGGCCTCAAACGCGACGTTACCCTCCCTCCGTTTCCTCCTCCCCGCAGAAGGACATGCAGCCCAAG AACGGCTTCAATTCACTACAAGCAGTGCAGTCTGTGGAAG CTGCAGCAGGTTCTGCAGTCGCCATTAAGCCCACGCCGGACTCTGTGACAGCACCTACCCCGGTAGCCGGCATGGGCGCTTTGTCGGACGGCGGCTCCGGTCCGGGCTCCCTGCTGACGACGTCCAACCAGGCGTCGCTCGCGGCCCTCGGGCAGGGCGAAGAGCTGCCACCGAGCACTGTCCCACCTCCTCAGCACAACAG TGCGCTCTCGTCGCAGCAGAACAATCTTGCTCCATCGTCGGGTCGAATATCCAACTCAAATTTACTG CACTCAAACGCAGATGGCGACTCCAGCCTCCATTCCTCCTCATTCCCCTCCGTCTCAGCGGTGTCCTCGTCCTCGGTCCCTTCGGCTTCTTCAGCTGCCGCCGCCGCGCAGGTGTCGCTGGGGGCCCCGGTCTCCGCGCCATCTGGTCTTGGCCCAGTAAGCAACATGTCCATGGGGCTCAACACGGTGTCCATGGGCGCGCAGGGTGTGGCCTTGCCCCCCGCCGCCGTCTCGAAttctgcggcggcggcggcagcagcggcggcggcagcagcagcagcagcagccgcctctGCCGCTCCCTCAGCGAATTCCTTGTCGTCGCGCAACTCTGCAGTACCCTCAG GAAAAGCACCTCCAAATTTGCCCCCTGGAGTGTCGCCTCTGCTTCCCAATCCCTACATCATGACCCCGGGACTACTGCATCCCTACCCA ACTCAGGTGTACGGCTACGACGACCTGCAGATGCTGCAGACAAGAATACCGTTG GATTATTACAGCATTCCGTTTGCAACCCCGACAACGGCATTAACTGGCAGAGAGGCCAGCTTGACCAACAACCCGTACTCCG GCGACTTATCCAAGTTCGGTCGAGGCGACGCATCCTCGCCGGCCCCTGCCACCACTTTGGCGCAGAATCAGCAGCAGAATCAGGCGCAGGCGCACCACTCGACCCAGCAGCCTTTCCTCAACCCGGCGCTGCCACCTGGCTACAGCTACACGAGCCTGCCCTACTACACTGGCATGCCGGGCCTGCCAAACACCTTCCAATACGGCCCTGCTGTGTTCCCG gTGGCTCCTACCTCGTCAAAGCAACACGGAATGAATGTCGGCGCGTCAGCCACACCCTTCCAACAAGCTAGCGGCTATGGTTCCCATGGATACAGCACTG GCGTGTCCGTGACGTCGAGCAACACCGGGGTACCTGATATTTCAGGTTCTGTTTACACAAAGACACAG cAGTCATTTGAGAAGCAGGGTTTCCACACCGGCACGCCCACGCCGTCCTTCAGCCTCCCGTCGGCCCTGGGCAGCGGCGGCCCCATCAACGCCCAGGCCGCCGCGGGCTACGCCCCGGCCCCCTTCATGCACATCCTGGCGCCGCACCAACAGCCCCACTCCCAGATCCTACACCACCACCTGCAACAGGATGCACAG AGCGGCAGTGGACAGCGCAATCAGACCGCGTccctccagcagaagtctcagATCAACAAATCTGCGTACAATAGCTACAGCTGGGGGGGGAACTAG
- the ubap2l gene encoding ubiquitin-associated protein 2-like isoform X1, producing the protein MMTSMGGNRARGNWEQTQQGQTQGPTQHKQRPQATAEQIRLAQMISDHNDADFEEKVKQLIDITGKDQDESMIALHDCNGDVNRAINVLLEGSPDTDSWEMVGKKKGVSGQKEASQLEIGEDGKENREKTEKDVVRRRGGAPRRGRGAIRGREFRGQENGLDGNKMAVVGRGAERGRRGRGRGRGTLGATGRRGGRFSAQGMGTFNPADYAEPSQTDENYCGGSTWNNTGGVEAEEGACLEYTPGDATTYPPKFESAPGAWRTPTEEWGTEDWNEDLSETKIFTASTVATIPPPQENVTITKGQRIDLAVLLGKTPPSSSSETETQPMESPQPSTLPQSLVFSNSKQGPPISQTTSGAPYTQHGMASMLNKSFGEGADQKPSTTSGTTGSQFLEQYKTAQALAQLAAQHSQTAPPNANPPSWDNGANSRAQYDMKTQPESAIHTPFTKRPPFQAAAAATATATTTTTSSMLEVFLPAAASSASSLPPQTTSSSHAALPPASPHPKMAPVTSLAQQVSPTSSGAQASSPLPLQQHKLRPQKKRTSIATKIPAMAVEMPGSTDISGLNLQFGALQFGSEHGLPEYESVSSNAAPVNPMQNSIYAAPNSESTPALSNSSQMDMYEQRGPQTRRYPPSVSSSPQKDMQPKNGFNSLQAVQSVEAAAGSAVAIKPTPDSVTAPTPVAGMGALSDGGSGPGSLLTTSNQASLAALGQGEELPPSTVPPPQHNSALSSQQNNLAPSSGRISNSNLLHSNADGDSSLHSSSFPSVSAVSSSSVPSASSAAAAAQVSLGAPVSAPSGLGPVSNMSMGLNTVSMGAQGVALPPAAVSNSAAAAAAAAAAAAAAAAASAAPSANSLSSRNSAVPSGKAPPNLPPGVSPLLPNPYIMTPGLLHPYPTQVYGYDDLQMLQTRIPLDYYSIPFATPTTALTGREASLTNNPYSGDLSKFGRGDASSPAPATTLAQNQQQNQAQAHHSTQQPFLNPALPPGYSYTSLPYYTGMPGLPNTFQYGPAVFPVAPTSSKQHGMNVGASATPFQQASGYGSHGYSTGYEDVGQASGSGDFCKGGYGNAVAAAAVAAAAAAAAAAQNKPANSVSGPAVGVSVTSSNTGVPDISGSVYTKTQQSFEKQGFHTGTPTPSFSLPSALGSGGPINAQAAAGYAPAPFMHILAPHQQPHSQILHHHLQQDAQSGSGQRNQTASLQQKSQINKSAYNSYSWGGN; encoded by the exons GACTCGTGGGAGATGGTGGGGAAGAAAAAAGGCGTTTCAGGCCAGAAGGAGGCCAGCCAGCTGGAGATCGGCGAGGATGGGAAAGAGAACCGGGAGAAAACAGAGAAGGATGTCGTACGTCGGCGAGGGGGAGCTCCTCGCAGGGGGCGTGGGGCAATCAGAGGGCGAGAGT tCCGAGGTCAAGAGAACGGCTTGGACGGAAACAAGATGGCAGTTGTAGGCCGGGGTGCGGAGCGAGGCCGGAGGGGCCGCGGACGAGGAAGAGGGACACTTG GAGCGACAGGGCGGCGAGGAGGCAGATTCTCAGCGCAAGGCATGGG aACCTTCAATCCTGCTGACTATGCCGAGCCAAGCCAGACGGATGAAAACTACTGTGGAGGCAGCACCTGGAACAACACAGGAGGCGTGGAGGCAGAAGAAGGAGCTT GTTTGGAATACACTCCGGGGGACGCAACCACTTACCCACCTAAGTTTGAGTCTGCACCCG GTGCCTGGAGGACACCCACAGAGGAATGGGGCACCGAGGACTGGAATGAGGAT TTGTCAGAGACCAAGATATTCACAGCTTCCACCGTGGCAACCATTCCACCACCGCAAGAGAATGTCACCATCACCAAAGGACAGAG gATTGACCTCGCGGTGCTCTTGGGGAAGACTCCCCCGTCGTCCTCATCTGAAACGGAAACCCAACCCATGGAGTCCCCCCAGCCCTCAACCTTGCCCCAGTCACTGGTTTTCAGCAACTCTAAGCAAGGACCCCCTATCTCCCAAACCACCTCCGGCGCACCTTACACCCAGCACGGCATG GCCAGCATGCTGAACAAGAGTTTTGGGGAGGGAGCTGACCAGAAACCCAGTACAACCAGCGGTACCACGGGCTCCCAGTTCCTGGAGCAGTATAAAACAGCCCAGGCGCTGGCTCAGTTGGCCGCCCAGCATTCCCAAACTGCGCCCCCTAACGCCAACCCCCCGTCCTGGGACAATGGTGCCAACTCGCGGGCACAATATG ATATGAAGACTCAACCGGAGTCGGCCATCCACACGCCTTTCACGAAGCGCCCACCATTccaggccgccgccgccgccaccgccaccgccaccaccaccaccacgtcgTCAATGTTGGAAGTTTTCCTGCCAGCTGCCGCCTCCTCCGCTTCCTCCTTGCCGCCGCAGACGACGTCCTCGTCACATGCCGCGCTGCCGCCCGCCTCCCCGCATCCGAAAATGGCACCGGTCACGTCGCTGGCTCAGCAGGTTTCTCCGACTTCCTCGGGCGCGCAGGCCTCCAGTCCGCTGCCTCTACAGCAACACAAACTCAGACCGCAGAAGAAGAGGACCTCCATTGCAACAAAg ATTCCGGCGATGGCGGTGGAAATGCCGGGCTCGACGGACATCTCCGGACTCAACCTCCAGTTTGGAGCGCTGCAGTTCGGCTCGGAGCACGGGCTGCCAGAGTACGAGTCGGTATCCTCCAACGCGGCGCCCGTCAACCCGATGCAGAATAGCATCTACGCCGCCCCCAACAG CGAGTCAACTCCAGCTCTTTCCAACTCCAGTCAGATGGACATGTATGAGCAGCGGGGGCCTCAAACGCGACGTTACCCTCCCTCCGTTTCCTCCTCCCCGCAGAAGGACATGCAGCCCAAG AACGGCTTCAATTCACTACAAGCAGTGCAGTCTGTGGAAG CTGCAGCAGGTTCTGCAGTCGCCATTAAGCCCACGCCGGACTCTGTGACAGCACCTACCCCGGTAGCCGGCATGGGCGCTTTGTCGGACGGCGGCTCCGGTCCGGGCTCCCTGCTGACGACGTCCAACCAGGCGTCGCTCGCGGCCCTCGGGCAGGGCGAAGAGCTGCCACCGAGCACTGTCCCACCTCCTCAGCACAACAG TGCGCTCTCGTCGCAGCAGAACAATCTTGCTCCATCGTCGGGTCGAATATCCAACTCAAATTTACTG CACTCAAACGCAGATGGCGACTCCAGCCTCCATTCCTCCTCATTCCCCTCCGTCTCAGCGGTGTCCTCGTCCTCGGTCCCTTCGGCTTCTTCAGCTGCCGCCGCCGCGCAGGTGTCGCTGGGGGCCCCGGTCTCCGCGCCATCTGGTCTTGGCCCAGTAAGCAACATGTCCATGGGGCTCAACACGGTGTCCATGGGCGCGCAGGGTGTGGCCTTGCCCCCCGCCGCCGTCTCGAAttctgcggcggcggcggcagcagcggcggcggcagcagcagcagcagcagccgcctctGCCGCTCCCTCAGCGAATTCCTTGTCGTCGCGCAACTCTGCAGTACCCTCAG GAAAAGCACCTCCAAATTTGCCCCCTGGAGTGTCGCCTCTGCTTCCCAATCCCTACATCATGACCCCGGGACTACTGCATCCCTACCCA ACTCAGGTGTACGGCTACGACGACCTGCAGATGCTGCAGACAAGAATACCGTTG GATTATTACAGCATTCCGTTTGCAACCCCGACAACGGCATTAACTGGCAGAGAGGCCAGCTTGACCAACAACCCGTACTCCG GCGACTTATCCAAGTTCGGTCGAGGCGACGCATCCTCGCCGGCCCCTGCCACCACTTTGGCGCAGAATCAGCAGCAGAATCAGGCGCAGGCGCACCACTCGACCCAGCAGCCTTTCCTCAACCCGGCGCTGCCACCTGGCTACAGCTACACGAGCCTGCCCTACTACACTGGCATGCCGGGCCTGCCAAACACCTTCCAATACGGCCCTGCTGTGTTCCCG gTGGCTCCTACCTCGTCAAAGCAACACGGAATGAATGTCGGCGCGTCAGCCACACCCTTCCAACAAGCTAGCGGCTATGGTTCCCATGGATACAGCACTG GCTATGAGGATGTAGGCCAGGCTTCAGGGAGTGGGGATTTCTGTAAGGGCGGATACGGCAATGccgtggccgccgccgccgttgctgctgctgccgccgccgccgccgccgctcaaAACAAGCCGGCCAACTCCGTCAGTGGGCCCGCAGTCG GCGTGTCCGTGACGTCGAGCAACACCGGGGTACCTGATATTTCAGGTTCTGTTTACACAAAGACACAG cAGTCATTTGAGAAGCAGGGTTTCCACACCGGCACGCCCACGCCGTCCTTCAGCCTCCCGTCGGCCCTGGGCAGCGGCGGCCCCATCAACGCCCAGGCCGCCGCGGGCTACGCCCCGGCCCCCTTCATGCACATCCTGGCGCCGCACCAACAGCCCCACTCCCAGATCCTACACCACCACCTGCAACAGGATGCACAG AGCGGCAGTGGACAGCGCAATCAGACCGCGTccctccagcagaagtctcagATCAACAAATCTGCGTACAATAGCTACAGCTGGGGGGGGAACTAG